Part of the Heptranchias perlo isolate sHepPer1 chromosome 20, sHepPer1.hap1, whole genome shotgun sequence genome is shown below.
TGGGCAGGTTCGTTGGGGAATCTCCCTGAACTGAGCGTTGGTAGGTGGTCAGACCAGGTACCAAACTTGCTTGGTCAACTTTCATGTTTTCACAACTTggtatagtgggatttgaactcacaactgcTGGGTTGTTAGTCCGGTACCAGAACCACGGCAACTACTGTCCCCAGTCCTGAGTTTTGAATAATATTAGGCTTTATTTCTCTCCCTTTGCTAATTTTAGCAAAGAAGTAGCTTTGATGTTTTTGGTTAACAAAAGCTATTCTGTTGTGACTTGGACCTTGGAATTCAAGTGAAAACAACTTGAAATATCTTTGGATTTAAAATCATCTTCAAAGGTAGGTTTCTGTAGCTCCAATCTTTAATCTAATGGTGTTCCTCTTCCAATTCTCTCTCCTGAGGAGGTTAGACCGTGCTGGGGTTGAGTTTAATGGGGACCATtcatcctccagtacctcatccaaatgaccattcttcatatgtaaaCCTAGGCAGTGTGTGTCAGCGGGCTATTTGACCACAGTGGGCATCAAAGATAAGTCCAGTTCTGTTCTGCTCCAACATCCACATGCAGGGATCATTTGGGTAATGTTTCCCCTCCCTTCCTAGCTTGAACACTGAGGCCAATCGTAAACgtttggttgagatcagctaagtcagcacagactgagaattTATCCATTGGCCTGCTTGGTTATCTATGGCTTCGTTCCACACTGGGAAGtgaatttaaactgaatttaaccaACATCACATTGAGTGGGAAAAGTTTCTAAAATaagtagtgatttttttttcccattctgACAGCACAAAGTCTGACCCAGTGGCTCAGATCTGTAGTTTTTCAGTATCAGTTCTTCAGTAATTTTCCAGTAGTCTAGAAACATTTTCCCTCCAATTCTTTTTTTAATAACCAAGGGGAACATGgcattttgctttgaacaagcaTTTTGTTTCTAAGTTTAAATGTTATCTACCTGACAGTATGATGCACTGTAATAAAGTTGTCTGGCAAAATATTTTTAGACAGAATTACAGAAAAAGTAATAAATGGCTGGCAGTGAGTCGGAAAGCACTAATTGAGTTGAAGAGTTTTGAAGATGTTGTAAGAGTGTTTTATGAACGCCCAGTTAGAGCTTAATTTTGTTGTGCGTGGGTACTGAGTCTATTTTGAATGGTAGGAATCTTAAAATGTTACTTTGAAAACTTTTCTCCAGTAATGGAGGGTGAAAAAACTAAGATTAACCTTCCATATCTGAACCTTGGTCTTGGGGTTCCCCATTCACGACAGAATAGAAATATTGTTATAACTGACCGACTAGGGGAATCTTCGGTTTTAAAGAAGACTTGAGACTTGAGCTGAttcccccctgccctcccccagcCCAGGGATACTGATGCCGATGATCCCTGGGTGCTATCAGAACAAAGCACAGACTAGGCATGaaaactgggaccttcctgatctgtacagcTCAATTCCATGTTAGGCAGTGATGCTTGAACAGTGTTTTACCACACTACATTGGCTCGGAGAAGTTTCCAAGAGTAAATCGGAGAGGTGAGGGGCCTTGTTAGCAGAAGACACCATTCTGTGGGATTGTTTAAGAGCTGGAAGTCTGTTCCAGAATGTTCTAGGCCACCCAATCACCTCAAAAATCGCAGGAATTTCTTTTAGGTAGCCCACAGTTCGTTgtcacattttatttattttttctactTTCTAACTTTGTGCTTGTTAAGATGATGGATGTTCACGCAGGGATAGGGAAACTTTCCATTTTAGGTACCCAGTGTTGGTAtcgagcactcccagggcaggtactgaagTGTTAAATGCAGGGTTAGGTTATCTCTGCTTTGTCCAAATAATGTGCCTCAGCCTGAATCCATGAAGAGTACCAGGTGACGAGTACCAGGTGAAGAGTACTAGTCTGACACAGGACCTTTGAAAACTAACAAGCAGCAAAGACTTTCTTCCATTAGATGGAGGAGGTCAAAGGCCCGTGTCTAACACATTGCACAATTTTTATGtattttaaaaacattaaaaaatctaTTTATTCCTGCACTGTGGCTGGTGCAGCTAGACAGcaattatccctcagccaacatcattaaaatagactatctggtcatttatctcatcgctgtttgtgggatcttgctgtgtgcaaattggctgtgcatttccaacattacaacagtaaccacacttcaaaaagtacttcattggctgtaaagcgctttgggacatcctgaggttgtgaaaagtgccatAGAAATGAAAGTTCGTTCTTTCCTTAATACACTTTTGCAAagataattatttttttgtaaatctgaaataaagccagagaatgctggaaaggtATAACAGGTTCGTCAGCACCTGAAAGAGGTAATGTTGCGAATACAGGTTTTGACTTTCTGGGTGTGTACCCTTCATAAGAACAGGAAGATTCTGTTTTAGAGCAGGACTGATTAATCTGACTTTTTATCTTTAGAAAGCTGCAAAAATTAAATAGAAACGAATAAAACCAGATCTTTCAAACCGTTGAGCTGCAATTCTTCCTTCATTACAATACTGGCAAACCCACACTGGACCCTCTCCCTTTAATGGGTCGAACCTACACTGGACCCTCTCCCTTTAATGGGTCGAACCCACACTTGACCCTGTCCCTTTAATGGGTCGAACCCACACTGGACCCTCTCCCTTTAATGGGTCGAGCCCACACTGGACCCTCTCCCTTTAATGGGTCGAACCCACACTGGACCCTGTCCCTTTAATGGGTCGAACCCACACTGGACCCTCTCCCTTTAATGGGTCGAATCCACACTTGACCCTGGACCCTCTCCCTTTAATGGGTCAAACCCACGCTGGACCCTCTCCCTTCAATGGGTCGAACCCACACTGGACCCTCTCCCTTTAATGGGTCGAACCCACACTGGACCCTCTCCCTTTAATGGGTCGAACCCCCACTGGACCCTCTCCCTTTAATGGGTCGAACCCACACTGGACCCTCTCCCTTTAATGGGTCGAACCCACACTTGACCCTGGACCCTCTCCCTTTAATGGGTCGAACCCACACTTGACCCTCTCCCTTTAATGGGTCGAACCCACGCTGGACCCTCTCCCTTTAATGGGTCGAACCCACACAGGACCCTCTCCCTTCAATGGGTCGAACCCACACTGGACCCTCTCCCTTTAATGGGTCGAACCCACGCTGGACCCTCTCCCTTTAATGGGTCGAACCCACGCTGGACCCTCTCCCTTTAATGGGTCGAACCCACACTTGACCCTCTCCCTTTAATGGGTCGAGCCCACACTGGACCCTGTCCCTTTAATGGGTCGAACCCACACTGGACCCTGTCCCTTTAATGGGTCGAACCCACACTGGACCCTGTCCCTTAATGGGTCGAACCCACACTGGACCCTGTCCCTTTAATGGGTCGAACCCACACTGGACCCTGTCCCTTTAATGGGTCGAACCCACACTGGACCCTGTCCCTTTAATGGGTCGAACCCACACTGGACCCTGTCCCTTTAATGGGTCGAACCCACACTGGACCCTGTCCCTTTAATGGGTCGAACCCACACTGGACCCTGTCCCTTTAATGGGTCGAACCCACACTGGACCCTGTCCCTTAATGGGTCGAACCCACACTGGACCCTGTCCCTTTAATGGGTCGAACCCACACTGGACCCTGTCCCTTTAATGGGTCCAATTTGCATTCCATGAAATCTGGCTCATTGAACAAAATAAAGCTGGATGATGTCATCATTGTCCAATGGCGATGCGGTGTTGCAGTGATGTCAGAGGGCCGGCGCGGTCCGGTTGGTTCCGCGTTATTTTAATGCCGGGGATTTGGATCAAAGGCGAAGGATTTTCCGCGGGTGCGACCGGGACAATCGGTCAACCGGGCGCAATAACCGCGAGTGTGGGACTGGCCCTTTAAGAGGCGGTACCCGCCCACTTCCCCCATTGGGTGTGAGTGACAGCGGCGCCCGGCCGGGGCTCTGATTGACAGCGAATCCAGCCAATCAGAACTTGAGAGAATGGCACCGATTGGTTAGAGCGCGGCGGGCGGGGCCCGACGGGGCCAATAGCCAATCGTAGCGCGGTCAGTGATCACgggcgcgggggggggaggggccctTCCTCTGATTGACGGCGAGCGCAAACCAATAGGACTGAAGGTTTGCAGAAAGGCGGGCTGCAATTGgaggggaggcggggggtggCGGCCGCGCTGTGAATGGCAGGGAGGAGCAACCAATGGGCGTGCGGGCCGCGGCGCTTTCAGCCAATGGGCGTCCTGAGTGACGGGCGGCGTCGGCCAATGAAGGAGGGGGTCGGCGGCTGATTGGCCGGGTGGGCGGGAGCGGGGCGGGGCCGGAGCTGCGTCCGGTTCCTATTGGTCGGCGCGGCGGTGTTGCCGAATGTTACAACATGGCGAGGCTGGTGCGCGGCTGCTGCTACATCCTGATGGCGCTGCTCCACTCGGGGGCCCGGCGGGCAGCGGCCGGACCCGGACCCGGACCCGGCTCCGGCATCTACGGCATGCGGCTGGAGGGCCGCCCTCCCGCCGAGGCCCAGGACTCGGACGTGCTGCAGGTGACCGAGGACAGGACGGTGAGGCTGCGGGTCTTCGGCACCAACATCGACCGGGAGACGTGGAGCCAGGTGGCGTTCGCCGAGCTGGAGGCCGGCGGTAACGGGACGGAGGCCGGGGACGGGGCCGGGGAGCAGCCGTGCCCTCACCGCTCCAAGGACATCGAGGTGCTCCGGCGGGTGGAGGTGAGCCGCTCCACCTCGGGGGTGCTCACCCTGCAGGTGAAGCCGCTGCGGAAGAACGAGCGGTCCAAGCTGTTCGCCCTGTGCACCCGGAGCGGCCAGGCTTGGCTCCTCCACCGGGGCAACGACACCCGCATCCTGGTGCTGGAGGAAGGGAAGCCGCTGCTGCCCCTCTGGCTGCAGATCATCCTCACCGTCCTCCTGCTCGTCCTGTCGGGCATGTTCAGCGGCCTCAACCTGGGGCTCATGGCCCTCGACCCCACCGAGCTGCGGATCGTGCAGAACTGCGGCAGCGACAGCGAGCGGCGGTACGCCAAGTGCATCGAGCCCATCCGCCGGCAGGGCAACTACCTGCTGTGCTCCCTGCTGCTGGGCAACGTCCTGGTCAACACCACCCTCACCGTCCTCCTGGACCAGCTGGTGGGCTCCGGCTGGGTGACGGTGGTGGCCTCCACCGTCGGCATCGTGATCCTGGGCGAGATCGTGCCCCAGGCGCTGTGCTCCAGGCACGGCTTGGCGGTGGGCGCCAAGACCATCGTCCTGACCAAGTTCTTCATGGTGCTCACCTTCCCCCTGTCCTACCCCATCAGCAAGCTGCTGGACATCATCCTGGGCCAGGAGATCGGCAAGGTCTACAGCCGGGAGAAGATCCTGGAGATGCTGAAGGTGACGGGACCCTACAACGGGCTGGACAAGGATGAGCTGAACATGGTCCAGGGGGCTCTGGAGCTGAGGAGCAAAACGGTGGAGGATGTCATGACTCCGATCTACGACTGCTTCATGGTGAGGAATGATGCGATCCTGGATTTCAGCACCATGTCCGAGATCATGGAGACTGGGTACACCAGGATCCCCGTCTACGAACTGGAGAAATCCAACATCGTCGACATCCTCTATGTCAAGGATTTGGCTTTCGTGGACCCTGATGACTGTGTCCCTCTGAAAACCATCACCAAGTTCTATAGCCACCCTTTGCATTTTGTTTTCTTTGACACCAGATTGGATACAATGCTGGAGGAGTTCAAACAAGGTGGGAGTTTTGATGCTCACGTTGACTTTTGGCTTAATCACTTATTTTTAGGTTGTTgtggtgcattttttttttgcatgttcCAGTGATGATAAACGATGGTTCGGTTCTACTGTTTGTTTTGAGTGGTGCAGGCATTGTTGGGAGAGGTTTActgctcgctctctctgatccccGTGTCCGTGCCGGGTTTCTGGGTCTCTGGCTGGGGCTGTGCTTGGTCACTGTCGACCAAAGGTGTAACTAACTGCAAGGTGAGAACCAGATCAGGGTCTGCAGGCAAGACTCGGGCTCTGACCTGAGCGCTGACCACTAGCGAGAGATTCGGAGAGCCTTGCAACCGGTGGACTGTGACTCTgagtttatcaacaccttcaggataGCAGGGGAGAGAtaaagaaggaaaaggaggaatCCAGAACTGACGGGCAGCCCTTGGCTCTCATTACAAACTGAGGCATCGATGCCCGTCTCAATTTGGTTTTCTTCTGAACCTTCAGGAATTGGCTTTATAGTGGCTGTAGCTGATGTGCCCCACTTTAAAGAATCAGATTGGGCAGGGTTGTACTCTCCATCCTGTGttggttccactcctacctgtcAATCTCCTGCAATTACTTCTCGTTCTGCACCTTTACCTGTGGAGACCCCCAATCATCTATCCTTGGCTCCGTCCCAtttctcatctacttgctgcccctcggcaacatcttCCAAGTATATAACGTCAGATTCTTGATTGGCCATCCTGTGCACTGTATGAttctttcagcccatcgtgcccgtgctagcccttgcatagagccggcatggactcgatgggccgaatggccttcttccatgctgtaacctttctacgattctatccaATCCCTGcgctttccccagagccctgcaaattttgaggtattaatctaattccctttttaaagttattattgaatctgcttgcaccgcccttcaggcagcacattccagatcagaacaacttgctgtgtaaaaaaaaaaaattctcctcatctcccccctggttgttttgtcaattaccttaaatctgtgtcctctggttatcgaccctcctgccactggaaacagtttctccttatttactctaacaaaacccctcatgattgtgaacatctctatcaaatctccccttaaccttctctgctcgaaggagaacaatcccagcttttctagtctctccacattacaTATGTCCCCCATCCCGGGTACCATTCCGgtacatctcctctgcaccctctccacggccttgacatctttcctaaagtgcggggcccaaTACTGATGACGCCTCCAATGCCTCTGTGTTTTCAGACTGTttgtcttggatgagccgcagtgtcctccagttaaacattgggaagaccaaaaccattgccttgggggggcccccccgccacaaaccttGCTCTCTAGCCACTAATTCCGTCACCTTTCCttgtcactgtctcaggctgaatcagactgttcgcaaccttgtcaTTCTATTCTACCCTCAGcttaaattctcatcctaatatttaaatccctccatgacctcaccagtccctaactccttccagccctccgagaactctgcgttcctccaattctggcctcctgtgcatccctgacttccttTGCCCCGCCGTTGGCGGCCGAGCCATCAGCTGtcgaggccctaagctgtggatttccctccttaaacttctccgcctctctacccccctcctccttttaagaccccctcttaaaacctacctgtttgaccaagttctagtgatctgtcctaatatctccttcattgacttggtgtcaattttttgtctgataacgctcccgtgaagcaccttgggacgttttcctatgttcAAGGTGCTGTATAAAATCAAGTTGTTGCTCAGATAGAAACCCACTTGATCAGCACAAGCTGCGCGGTGTATACTGTATTGATTCAGTTCCTCATATTGCCTGGTTCCACAAGCTGCAGTTTTGCCGTTGTATGGGGGGTCCTGACACACACCACGCTGTGTGGGACTCTCTGTTGGTCTACCCGATTCTTGGTTATATTCTGTCCTGAATTTCCCATTGTTTTGGATGATGCAAAGGCCTCTCACAGCAGAGCGAGCATTGTCTATTGTCATGTTTCCCATTTAGAGAAGCTAATCTTCAGAGACCTGGATTGAGGGAAGATTAGGGGGGCAGCACCCGCAGACTTGGGATaggtgggtgggggcggtggagAGAAGGGGAAAGTCACCTGGAGCTTCCTGTGCCTGACCCCTGATGGAAAATGAATGTGTGAGCACATTCTCATTGGATGAGGAGAGGCTcgagtttggctgtgatgctgtcCATAGTCGAATAACCTCCCAACCGTTGCTGCCTGGGTCCGCCCGTGAAGGAATTCGAACTTGGTCAAGGCCTCGGAGGGAGGCCAGCGCTTGTGGGGCTGTACTGTGTGAGTGACTGAGACTGGGGGCCAAGAGGAAGTTGACAAAAAGCAAGAAAGGAGTAAGACTCAGCTCAGTGAACAGAACAGACTGGTTAAAAGCTGAGCTGCTGCCAGAGTCGACTTGAGGAAGCTGCATAATTCATGCACTGCTCAGTGTAACGCTGTCTGATGTAACACATTCTCCGATTTCTCTTCATCCATTTCTTTTTCCAGTCTCTggtgaagagagaggggaggttaTTGATCGCAGCGTCCCTGTGTACCCAGActcgacagtgtgtgtgtggtgaagagagaggggaggttaTTGATCGCAGCGTCCCTGTGTACCCAGACTCTACAGTGTGTGTggtgaagagagaggggagggtatTGATCGCAGCGTCCGTGTGTACCCAGACTCTACAGTGTGTGTggtgaagagagaggggaggttaTTGATCGCAGCGTCCGTGTGTACCCAGActcgacagtgtgtgtgtggtgaagagagaggggagggtatTGATCGCAGCGTCCGTGTGTACCCAGACTCGACAGTGTGTGTggtgaagagagaggggaggttaTTGATCGCAGCGTCCGTGTGTACCCAGACTCTACAGTGTGTGTggtgaagagagaggggagggtatTGATCGCAGCGTCCCTGTGTACCCAGACTCTACAGTGTGTGTggtgaagagagaggggagggtatTGATCGCAGCGTCCCTGTGTACCCAGACTCTACAGTGTGTGTggtgaagagagaggggagggtatTGATCGCAGCGTCCGTGTGTACCCAGACTCTACAGTGTGTGTggtgaagagagaggggagggtatTGATCGCAGCGTCCCTGTGTACCCAGCCTCTACAGTGTGTCTCTGGTCCATTCCATCACACTGCCGTTTTGTGTGTCAAACTCTTTTTCTCCCAAACATCACCCACTGGCTCCAAGTGGCTTCCCTTGAGATCAGGAAGTTGCCTTGTGGTCAGTCTGCAATTTAAAATCCTCCCCACAGTCGGAATCTTTCTAACACACATTGATTGCAGATCAGTGCAGCCACCGGGGGTGTCTGTAATGTTAACGTTGAGCAAGAGGGGAATTTTCATGCTGCGTTCCTTTGAACTGTGGTAAATGGCCAGCAGTACACTAAGGGGGTTTGAGCCCCTCCAAACTAGGGTTGTGAATGGAGAAAGCAATTGGAGTTGCAGTAATCGAGCAGTTTAAAGTGTGTATTTTTAACCCGGGTCCCTGATCTTGAATTTTATCTCCCTGACTAACGAGGGAGGTGTGGGAAGCTGAAACAGCTCACTGTTGTTGCACTCTGCGTGTGTTTATGCAAATAGTTCAGCAGGTGAACACACCCCGCCTTCCAGCCCTCTCGTTGTTTGCTGGTTTTCGGTTGGCAATAGCTGGACAGAGCTGTTTCCTGCTTTACAATCTCAGCAATTCTTGCAACACCTCTGAGTGAGGCTTGAAAGTGTTGGTTGGCAATTTGCCACGGGCTGGGAGGGTGGAAGGTTCCTTGCCGGCCAGGAAAGAAAggcagacttgcatttctgtagcacctttcacaacttcagagtGTCCCAAAGCGGTTTGCAAACAAAGAAGTatgtttgaagtgtggtcactgttgtaatgtaggaaatgcagcagccaatttgcacacagcaagatcccacaaacaacaatgagatcatgaccagatcatctctttttgtgatgtttgttgaggaataaatatcagccagggcaccggggagatctcccctactcttctttgaacagtgcggtgggatcttttgcgtccacctgagagggcagacggggcctgggttagggttagggtgaatgTAGGGTGTCGGCTGGAAAGCTAAAGCTCGTGTCTGGCAATGTAGCCAATATCCTCATCGGATCCTCCAGGCACAGAGTCTCCGAGGGTTTCCGGGGTCcctcatctctcttcccccatccccaccccaccgTCTGAGATTTACCACCACTACTCCTACCCCACTGTGTAATCTGACGTCTTGTGCTGGGGGAGCGTAGACTTGGGTACATTTTTTTTGgcattacgtagaatttacaacacagaaacaggccattcggcccaactggtctgtgctggtgtttatgctgcacgtgagcctcctccctccctacttcatctcaccctatcatcatatccttctattcctttctccctcatgtgtttatcgagcttccccttaaatgcatcgatactattcccctcgactactccttgtgggagcgagttccacattctcaccactctctggataaagaagtttctcctgaattcccgattggatttattagtgactatcttatatttatggcccctagttctggtctcccccacaagtggaaacatcttctccatgtttaccctatcaaaccctgtcataatttaaaagacctcgatcaggtcacccctcagctctctcttttctagagaaaagagccccaccctgttcagcctttcctgatagttataacctctcagttctggcatcatccttgtgaatctttttttgcgccttccccagtgcctctatatcctttccgtaatacggagacctgaactgtgcacaatctggaattgtccagctgggtgttcTCTCTGGTTAAAGATCTCACCCACCCATGGTTtggtggggtctaaccaaggttccatacaagtttaacataacttctctgctttttgactctctatccctctgggtTGTTTTCTGTGATATTTTGGTTGCAGGGGCCTGTGCTGGTGACTGAATTtgagctctgtgtgtgtgtgagtgttccaTTCATTATCCTGGCATCCGATTCCAGTTAGCAGCTGGCAGCTCTgttgaattttcttttttttttaatctgctgAGTGCCCTACTGATCTAAGGATGACCCCGTGCCCTCTTAATCTGCAGCGGTCACCAGTAATCACCCATTGGTGGCCCAGTCACTCTCTTCTTGGAAACCTCGCAGCCGTGACAGCACGTGAGGCTTTTGTGAACGGCTGTGGATCAGGAAGTGCAGAATGCCGCTTGTGTTTCTGAACTTCCCGCTCACTCTAATCCTGGCCACTGAGTCCTTGCTTTTCCTCCCCTTCACCTGAACACGACCGTGCCCAAATTTGCTATTCATCGTCAGTTTGGGGCAGAgtcttggcaggctatttgactgtggaggaatCACAGCTGAACTGGATCCTGCCCCTTTGGCCCCTCTGTTCCTGTCCTAGTGCCACCTGCCGCTGTTGAAGTGCTGACTCACTGGCGGATTCTTCGAGATTTTTCGAGCACTGCAGCTTGAGTTGctgagtgtcagtttggctcagttagtcacactcttgcctctaagtcaggagTTTGTGGGTTtgatccccactccagagacttcgacacataatccaggctgacacgcccAGCGCAGtacggcagtgctgcactgtcggaggggccgtctttcgggtgagacgttaaaccccgtCTCGCGGCTGAGGAGGCTGTGAAAGATTCCATGActcaattcaaagaagagcaggggagttctcctggtgtcagaTCAactgatttgctgtttgtgggatcttactgtgcacaaattgactgcccatTTCCCTTCGTAacaacagtgagggga
Proteins encoded:
- the LOC137335871 gene encoding metal transporter CNNM2-like, with the translated sequence MARLVRGCCYILMALLHSGARRAAAGPGPGPGSGIYGMRLEGRPPAEAQDSDVLQVTEDRTVRLRVFGTNIDRETWSQVAFAELEAGGNGTEAGDGAGEQPCPHRSKDIEVLRRVEVSRSTSGVLTLQVKPLRKNERSKLFALCTRSGQAWLLHRGNDTRILVLEEGKPLLPLWLQIILTVLLLVLSGMFSGLNLGLMALDPTELRIVQNCGSDSERRYAKCIEPIRRQGNYLLCSLLLGNVLVNTTLTVLLDQLVGSGWVTVVASTVGIVILGEIVPQALCSRHGLAVGAKTIVLTKFFMVLTFPLSYPISKLLDIILGQEIGKVYSREKILEMLKVTGPYNGLDKDELNMVQGALELRSKTVEDVMTPIYDCFMVRNDAILDFSTMSEIMETGYTRIPVYELEKSNIVDILYVKDLAFVDPDDCVPLKTITKFYSHPLHFVFFDTRLDTMLEEFKQGKSHLAIVQKVNSEGEGDPFYEVLGLVTLEDVIEEIIKSEILDESDLYTDNRSKKKVAHFGKKRDFSAFKPTVHEVKVKVSPQLLLAAHRFLSTEVSLFATAYMSEKILLRLLKHPDVINEIKFDEDDKQAPEHYLYVRGKAVDYFVLILQGKVEAEAGKEDMKFETGPFSYYGTMALGNPSLESRSPSYNSELSRSISLHYTERSESTLSVMVPSKPIGSLHYIPDFSVRALTDLQFVKITWQQYHNGLMASKMDSTPQSPESPHTNIDMPTSEKPESIADETTNLLNEQNSLNRRSNHTLVENSI